From Coffea arabica cultivar ET-39 chromosome 10e, Coffea Arabica ET-39 HiFi, whole genome shotgun sequence, one genomic window encodes:
- the LOC140015440 gene encoding NAC domain-containing protein 30-like: protein MEMESCVPPGFRFHPTEEELVGYYLNRKVNSLKIDLDVIVDIDLYRMEPWDIQDRCKLGYEEQNEWYFFSHKDRKYPTGTRTNRATAAGFWKATGRDKAVISKEKIIGMRKTLVFYKGRAPNGRKTDWIMHEYRLQTSEQGPSQEEGWVVCRAFKKPCPSHKQGFEAWSNAYYIRENGKYQPPFPDKSITSMHAVNPISIRGVDFQQVPLRADHHELISNHAARFDNQLIEIPQLDSPSISTSLATKDQIFESGSLVNEDGEDVKSNIYCQQYNDWKVFDKLLVQQVIDPSASYACQNQPVLIPRDDELLLGCFTEF from the exons ATGGAGATGGAATCATGTGTGCCTCCTGGATTTCGATTTCACCCAACAGAGGAAGAGCTTGTTGGATATTACCTCAATCGGAAGGTTAATTCATTGAAGATCGATCTTGATGTTATTGTTGACATTGATCTCTACAGGATGGAACCATGGGATATACAAG ATCGGTGCAAATTAGGATATGAAGAGCAAAATGAATGGTACTTCTTCAGTCACAAGGACAGGAAGTATCCAACAGGAACTCGAACCAACAGAGCCACTGCTGCTGGATTCTGGAAAGCAACTGGAAGAGATAAAGCTGTGAtctcaaaggaaaaaattataggaatgaggaagacccttgtgtTTTACAAGGGACGTGCTCCCAATGGGAGGAAGACTGACTGGATCATGCATGAGTATCGGCTTCAAACATCTGAGCAAGGACCTTCTCAG GAAGAAGGATGGGTTGTTTGCAGAGCATTCAAGAAGCCTTGTCCAAGTCACAAGCAAGGTTTTGAAGCCTGGAGTAATGCCTACTACATAAGAGAAAATGGAAAATACCAGCCTCCATTTCCTGACAAATCAATTACTTCAATGCATGCTGTCAATCCGATTTCAATCCGTGGGGTTGATTTTCAGCAAGTTCCCTTGCGGGCAGATCATCATGAACTAATATCCAACCATGCGGCCCGTTTTGACAATCAACTCATTGAAATTCCACAACTTGACAGCCCTTCTATTTCAACGAGTTTGGCAACAAAAGATCAGATTTTTGAAAGCGGTAGTTTAGTCAATGAAGATGGCGAAGATGTGAAGAGCAACATATACTGCCAGCAGTACAATGATTGGAAAGTTTTCGATAAGCTACTTGTTCAACAAGTGATTGATCCATCAGCTTCATATGCATGCCAAAACCAGCCTGTGTTAATACCCCGGGATGATGAATTGTTGCTTGGATGCTTTACTGAATTTTAG